The following nucleotide sequence is from Mugil cephalus isolate CIBA_MC_2020 chromosome 18, CIBA_Mcephalus_1.1, whole genome shotgun sequence.
ATTCATTTGCGCAAGTGTTTGCTCAGCGCCTCCTAGTTTGGTTTTAGGGCTTGCCATCTCGCTGATATTGCATATCAGACGCTATGACCCAGTCTTGTCTGTGGTGATGTAACACTGGCCGACTGCAcggtgttttgtgtgtgaggagAGGTGTGTGCGCTTATCGGACAAAGCGGCGCGTCACCGCTGGCTGGCTGGTGTCTCCGTCTGCATCACTCCGCTTTCGTCTCATGCTTATCGCAGAATTATACTGCCTTTTGTGAAACGTTTATTGAGGTGAAAAAGTCGTCCGGCGCTTTCATGTAGCGCTGGATCCTGCCCCTCTTCACATGTaatgataattatttttatttcacccaTAAAAAGTGTCTCAGTAGCTTTATAACaggacattcattcattcaagctCCACGGAAGGAGTCAGCGTCCACACCCTAACCAGGTAGACTTATAATAAGTTATTGGGGTCAATGTATTATTCACCAGCAGTTAAAAGATTTATATCAGCAAGATTATCCCTTTCCTAGTCACAAATCCAATGAATAGCAAGATTACGCTAAGTAAACCTGTGACAAGCCTTCTTAGTGACGTGTCTCTTGTTTGGGAAGGCATCAGTGACAAAGAAATTACAtttgaggaggaggtgttgtGGAGTAAAGGAGACTATAGCCAGGTGCCCAAAGTTTTGCTCTTATGAGTCAGATTAAAGCCGAACAGAGTAATTAAAACTCATTTCTGTCTTCAGATGAACCGTCCAGCCCCAGCACTGACCAGGACAGCACACTCATCCCTGCCTCTGCTGTGATATCAGGAACGCCCGTCATCACCACCATCCCACCCAGCCCCACCTCTCCGTCCCCCCTCCTCCGACGCCAGCTGTCACATGACCAAGGTTTGAATTAGTTTAGGTTTTTCTTGAAAAAGCTGCTCTGATAAGCtaaatgacattttaacagTGCAGCTTTTGGACAGATTCAAATAATTTTGTGACCCTCTTTTAATAGATTCTCTCCGTCTCACAATTATTGAGTCAGATTCTGGTACGAAAACCGAGCGGTCCAAGTCGTACGACGAAGGGCTCGATAACTACCGGGAGGAGAGCAAGGGGTGAGTTTCACATGTGTCATCACATCAGACAAAGTGCAGAAGACGAAACCTGTTTCCTTAAACTCCTGTGATTAACCCAGATTTTAGTAAGGCTCAAATGAGGCTCAAAACAAAAGTTTTGAGCctcatttaaacctttaaatggGCGCGTTTCTCATTCTTAATCCTTAATCTTTCTCTattgtgacgttttttttttctcttccatgtAGGAGGACTTTGATTCCTGGTCTGAAAAGTCTCAGGAAGGTGAGTTGTTCTGACCAAACACTGCGCTCTGTGCCAGCTGCTCTCACGTGTCACTTGACGGTTTTATCTGCACTTCCTGCAACAAGGTTTATCAGCACTGAAGAAGATAAAAGTTCTCTCCTGTGCGATTTGAATATATTATGGAAATGGGACAGCTGTAAAAGCAACACGCctcaggcctttttttttttttttttgggtaaatAATTAATTGAAAACGTGGTGGAGTTTACATTCTCAGTTTAAGAGCGAGTGTCACAAAgcctttctgtttttaaagtttacttcagctttgttttctgttccctCTCAGGCTGCTGACAGGTCCTCAGAAGACTCGGGCTCCAGGAGAGACTCTTCGTCCGACATCTTCTGCGACGCCTCCAAGGAGGGTTTGCTGCATTTCAAGCAGCTTCACGCAGATAAGGGGAAGGTGTGCGCCGCCGCTACGTAAACTACGACCATCAGCGTTACTTGACCTACTTCATGACTTGTTTTATAAACAGTGACGGGTCTGCCCTCGAGGCAGGGATCGTGTGTTATGATTCCAGCAGTAGACTCCTCGCAGAAAAGACGGTTACAGTTTAATTCCTTCCATTCGGTTTTTTAAAAGCTCCTCTTGTTCCTGTTTCGTGCAGCGCGGAGGAGGCATGAGGCCATGGAAGCAGATGTACGCCGTGCTGAGGGGCCACTACCTCTGCCtgtacaaagacaaaaaggaaggACAGGCCCACGCCAACTGTCAGGCGGTGGACGAGCCCGTCCCCATCAGCATCAAGGCCTGTCTGATCGACATCTCCTACAGCGACACGAAGCGGAAGAACGTGCTGAGGCTGACCACGTCGGACTGCGAGTACCTGTTCCAggctgaggacagagaggacatgcTGGCCTGGATCAGAGTCATACAGGAGAACAGCAACCTGGATGAGGAGGTACAAATCATGCATGTGGACATGTGACGCACAAGACGTAGGGCTGCATACGTAAGATGAGATGTTCAGCTATTGCTCATCTTCAAACACATAACAATTTCAAGGAGAAAAGTGCCAAAATCATAATATAAAGCTAACAAAGAAAAGGATTATGTTCTGACACTGCACATCGGTTAAGATACTTTTAATACATTTGATTGTTCATGCAAAACACTGTCTCAGATCTGTGCTGGTTTCCCTGGTCTGACATTtgatatttgttgttgtttaacaaTTAATAGACTACACAGAAAGGGTAACGTGCATATTAATTAGCAGTTGTAATAATTTTCTGCCCTACGAATGGTCAAATCGTGCAAACATCCACCTACACACGAAGAACTGACACTTGCTAGGTTCTGATTTGTATGTGAGCAAATGAATCCTGCAGAAAATATcaagttgttctgtttttgcacagttAGACCTTGATGTTTCTTCATATATGCTTCCCATGCTGCATTAAATAGGTGTGTCTGCGCCCATTTGTAATTTAAGCCAGCGTTTCCCCTCTCTTTTGAGGACATGACCGGGCCGTCCATACTGTGGCATTCCAATGGTCTCACCTTTGTTACCTGATAGCAGCAGGTCATATAGAGACGGCCTGCGCGGCACCTGATGCCTTAAACCTCGTCTATTGTGTCTCACGTCCGTTCTGCTCTGCCCTTCTTTTCATTCAGAACGCAGCCTTCACCAGTCATGACCTCATCAGCAGGAAGATCAAGGAGTACAACACCTTGATGAGGTATGggcaaagaggagaggagagggtaGGTGGGACCAAGGCGGGAGATCGGTGGGGACTGATTTGTTCATGTTTCACGCAGCCCGACTGGAAGTAAGACGGAGCCGTCACCCAGACCTTCACGACAGTCGCTGAGCATCAGACAGACGCTGCTGGGAGGCAAAGGAGAGACCAAAGCCACGAGTCCACATTCACCCAAAccagagcaggagaagaagagcatGCACAAAGGTAGGACGAGAGTTTTGTGTTCCCTCCCTATACGTGTAAGCAGATTTAATGTGTAAGATACGCTGATGATGTTTTATAAAATCTGTGTGCAGATGACACCAGCCCTCCGAAGGACAAAGGAACATGGCGGAAGGGCATCCCCGGACTCATGAGGAAACCTTTCGAGAAGAAGCCGTCACCCGGGGTGACGTTCGGAGTGAGACTGGACGACTGTCCTCCTGCACAGACCAACAAGGTTCCTGCTGATTTTATCTGCAGctacaacacaaaataaacagcgtTACTTGGATTCGTGTACTTAAATGgggttttttaaatatttccctCTTCTCCCAGTTTGTTCCTCTGATCGTGGAGGTTTGTTGTaagctggtggaggagagaggactggAGTACACGGGCATCTACAGAGTCCCTGGAAACAACGCCGCCATCTCCAACATGCAGGAGGAGCTCAACAACAAGGGCATGAACGACATCGATATCCAGGACGATGTGAGTGCCCCGTTATCGATCCGCCGTTGCTTTAAATAAACTCCCCTTGGCGTCTCATGACACAAAGTCACGTTGTTATTGTGCCGCATGAGCTGCACGTTGACATTTTTGCACGCTTGCCCGTAATGTGTCAATCTTTAAAATTAGATATTTTGAGACGTCAAAGAGTGGAACCGCAGGGTGAGCTGGTATTTCTGGATCAGCCAGCAGCTAATGTGAGTGCAGTAgtgaaactaaaagaaaactaTCAATCGTCTTCTTTTACAGAAATGGAGGGACCTCAACGTGATCAGCAGTTTACTGAAGTCCTTCTTTCGGAAACTTCCTGAGCCGTTGTTCACCAATGGTAAGGCGACTCCGCCATCTAGTGGCCAAAAGTGAGAACTGCATTTTTCATTAGAAGAAAGATGACTTCTTTAATTTCCTCCTGCAGATAGGTACGCAGACTTTATAGAGGCTAACAGAATAGAAGACCCGGTGGAAAGACTGAAAGTGATCAAGAGGATGGTGAGTTATGATAATTCTGTTctgggttatttatttttaaacttatttttatgtgtttctgCACTGGGGTGATGTGTGGgtgatgtgttgttgtgaagcTCACAAAGTTTGTGTTCAATGCAGCACTTTGCATGAATCATATCAGCAAATGTGTGGCAATGCAGAGCGgcaggcagaaaaaaattatttaatttctttaatttgatttaattacaGTTGCATGAGTTACCGGATCATCACTACGAGACCCTCAAGTTCCTCTCAGCTCATCTAAAAACCGTGGCTGAAAACTCAGAGAAAAATAAGGTATTAAACTCAAtgtgacagatttaaaaaaaataaataaataatcaaccATCGTGCAGGATTATTGATGTGAATTCACTTTTCCTTCGTTTCAGATGGAGCCAAGGAACCTGGCCATCGTGTTCGGCCCCACTCTGGTGCGGACCACCGAGGACAACATGACCCACATGGTGACGCACATGCCAGACCAGTACAAGATAGTGGAGACCCTCATTCAAAACGTGAGCGCCCCTTCCTACAAGCGCCACAGAttcacacatataaaacaaaaacgtaAAGTTTTAATGATGATATTTCTTTCTTCTAGTATGACTGGTTTTTCACAGAAGAGGGAAACGAAGATCCAGTGGTGGGTACAGGCATCGCTGCCGTCAAATTACTTTGTTCTTctaatgaattaaacattttaggTGAATAATTTAGGATTATTTCAGTTACAACTTGTAAGGATCAAGTAGCAACATCAACTACCGCCAGCATAGGAATCTATCTACTTTGTATATACAAgctatattttatatacatattttttatcctccttttaaatctcaacatttgcacattttttgtttatgtgtcttGTATAATTCCTGCACCGTAGGCCTTTGTTGTGTTGCATGTGTCAGAATTGACAGTAAATTTGACTTTGATTATCCGTATCTGACCCCTGATCCGCTCCTTCCAGACCGTGTCCCAGGAGGAGAGCGCCGTGGAGTCCCAGCCCGTCCCCAACATCGACCACCTGCTCACCAACATCGGGCGGACGGGCACGTCGCAGGGTGAAGTATCAGGTAACGCGCTGCCTTTGGCGGACCGACTCTGTGGTGGGTTTACCTTTCTCTGCCCTTTCGCTGCGGAGCACTGTGGTCAAAGAGCGCCCCggttgtgtttttaaactggCGACGAATGTTGATGATAAAGCTGCTTCCTCCCTTAGACCGAGCTTCTcccctctttgcttttttttttttggctgttgcCATCAGATAGAAATGTCTATGGCTAACCATGAGTCCAAATGCCTGTGTGGGTTTCAGGGGGCAATTTGTTTGCATCCCTGAAAAGATGCAACAAATTGTCTCGCTTCTCCATTTGCTTTAAGAGATCTACTCCCCCTCCTCGGTATTTGCTTTTAACCAGTTAACTCCAGTCATCCTGTTGCCCCTTTAATACCCCCTTTTTGGTCAAACTCCTCCCTCCTTTACCCCTGCATACTGTTGCACTAATAAAGGCATGTTCTTTCCCACGTCAGAAAGAGATGTTTTTACAGTGAAAGGCGACCTCTGATTCCTCTGTCTCTAGTGAGGCTCTGTCGGGTGTCCTAAAGGCTTTCCCAGCATTCACACATACTGATCTTGACACAGGCCAAGTGGGCGGAGTCTATCACACCGTGATGTCACTGATGGACTCTATAATGTCCGTGATGGACAGCTGGAACTGTAGGAAGAAGGACGATTGTTGCCCCCAGTGTAGCTGCCTAGTCTGCAGGAACCCGCAGCTCTTGTAAGCGCAAGAAATgccaaagagaaaagacaaaatgcgTTAACGATCGAAAAAAACGCGAAAAAGGGGGGAGGCGAAACGGCTACACGGTACTGTACAGCGTCCGGTGTTGTGGTTCTGTCACAGTATAACCTAACGCAGGCCGGTGCTACTGTCTGAAAGGCTCTCCGCTGTCTCTCCTCACTGTCTCGCAAGCTTGCCAACGGGAGAGATAGCATGGTATGGTTTCTACGTCTCCGGTCAGTGTGCACCTGCATATTGTGCCatcatgtgtattttttttcaaaaaaaaaaaaggggtgtATAGGGGGGCTCGGCTATGTCACACAAATTTTAGTTAAAGGATGCGATTACAGAGCAGGTGAGGACTGATTACAGGACTGATTCCTTGCCGACACTCTTTCTATCTCATGTAGCGTCCACTCTCTTCATATAGCTAGCCCCTCTGTGACCCCCCTGTCACTTTCAGTTCAGTCCTTTGGTTTCTTTCATGGTCGTCACCGTGTCACTGTTGTCATGTCACCTCACTCCGCTTCACCAGTCAAATATAAGACACTAGTATTTGCctaaattcttttcttttttttttttttctcgtcttaGGAAAAgaatagatttttaaaaagacagtCTGAGAAAAATGCTTCATGTGACCGCCTCAATCAGAACAAGCTCAGTTGAACAGGATAATTCTCCAAGTGATGTTATACATCCAGCAGATGTGAAGCTCCAGAGGAAGACTAATTTCATCCAGGTTGAATAAAtgttgtccatgtaaacgtatCCACTGAGCGAAGCATCACGTGTTGTTTTGCGAGCAGAGACATTAACCttaacaaacttttttttaaaaatcagttgACGTGATCTGATAAGATGAAAATGCCTGGATTTCTCAGAGTTATGTCTTTCACAGGACAGTTACACACAAAAAGGACGCAGGTTGTGCGTCACAgcaacagtatttttttatttaaatcagttaaATCCGATCACACCTTCACGCCTGGATAGCAGAGCTCATTCGCCACCCTTTGTGTTGCATGTTGCATTGTCACGTCTGTCACGCCGATGGTAAAAACGTGCTCATTGCTGAAGTTGCACTCAGAATCACTGGCAGAAACTCGGGAAAAGCCGGGGAAAGAACGTCACATGCCTCGTAGACGTGGACCTGAGTGTAACGCAGAGCCCACGTGTCCCTGTGTGCTGCATGACCTGTTGTCTGCTCATGTATGTGCTCATCAGTCTTACTCATGCTTACTTCTCATCAACATTGTCCTCTGTcctctattttttatttctttttattttttttgtcggATCCATTCCCCCACAttgcacctcctcctcttcctttcacgTACCACCCGTGTCGTGAAATCATCTAACGTGTCCTGTTTTCTCTGTCGCCCACAGATTCACCGACTAGTGACTCCGCTAAATCAAAGGTGAGTGTGTGTCCGGTGTCTCAGGAGTCTGATAATGTAGGATGACAGGAGGTAGGACGAGACCACGAGGGTCGTGTGACCCAAATCATGAGCGGCATAGAGCGATTGGTTTGGATTGCTTCATTTTTGAGATGTTCCTCTTTTCTGCATCCATCCCAGACAATGGAGTAATACTTTAATTTGAGGTAAACTGGGAGAAATCTATTTGAGAAGCAGCTGTAATTTCACAATTATGAGGCCAGTCCagtgtgtccaaaaaaaaaggaaaaaagctgGTTAGAAACTGAGAAACATCCACAAGTAGAAATCAGAATTTGGCTCAAAATAATCGAAAAAACATTGGCATTGGAACTGTTTTCTGTGCAAGAAATGGTGTCGCAGTGAGACGGTGCTGTGATCACCGCAAAATATATTCTACCCAGCTCCTTAGTGTTGGCAAAGAGGCAGAAATCTCAGAACTATTTGTAGGAAAGAGGAAAACCTGCTTGTAAAGTGGTGGAAATGAGTCATAAATGTTCCATAAAGCAAAAGATCCCCTTCAACAGTCGTTCCTTGAAGGTGTGTCTGGTGACACAAAGAGGCTTAATACTTGTGGCTGAGCAGCTCATGAGTGCGCAGATATTTTTCATCATTGCACTGCTGTCGTCCGGCTGCTTCTCTCCAGCTTTAACGCCGGTCATGGCAGAGTCTGGGCTTCACGCTGCGCTGCTGTTTCTCCTGCTTCTGCTTCAAGGCCGGCATGGAAACGATAACGTGCTCCCTGTTTGTGACGCTGCTAATGTTCCTctttctgtccacttctctggtTTGTGTTGCCTCGCGGGAGCAGGTGGAGTACAGAATTTAAGTGTCCAGGCAGGGGTGAAGGGTTTTACTTGTGTCTGCTTTGCGTTTCTCTGCGTCCGTAGTCCTCACGTCGGTATCTCTCTGCTCCGCAGGGTTCCTGGGGCTCAGGGAAGGACCAGTGCAGCCGAGAGCTCCTGGTCTCCTCCATCTTTGCTGCAGCCAGTCGCAAAAGAAAGAAGTCAAAGGAGAAGCCGCAGCCTAGCAGCTCGGACGACGATCTGGACTCTGTGTTCCTCAAGAAGGAAGTACCAGGACAGAAGGCAAACCACCACCACAGCCTCCAGACTGAGACGCCGAGCCAGACCAGCCCCAACGCCAAACCCAACGCGAAGCAGCAAGCGCGGgcagaagagaggaaagagaacgGGCGGACGGTGGAGCTCAATCCAAAACCTAAGCGAGAGCACAGGAACTCCTTCTTCCTGAAGGAGAAGACTCCACCCAGACACCCGTCGCCTTCGCCCTCCCCGTCCCCGAACGTCTCCAGCTCTCCTAACATCTTCCAAACGGCTCCTCAGGGGAAATCGTCTCTATCAGACCCTCCGTCACAGCTGGATGAAAACACCTCCGACCTCGGCACCATGAGCTCCGGAGCGTCGGTGCCACGGTCGAGGCCGAAGAAGTGGACGGCCGGAGCCGATCTGCCTGCATGTGTCGGACTGGGAgtcggagccggagccggagccggagcgtCGGCCGGCGCAGAGGTGAGCTCCATCACCTCCGACtactccaccacctcctccatcacgTTCCTGACCGGAGCGGAGTCCAGCGCGCTCAGCCCCGAGCTGCAGGGCGGCGAGGAGGCGGACGACGAACGCAGCGAGCTCATCAGCGAGGGGCGACCCATGGAGACGGACAGCGAGAGCGACTTCCCGGTGTTCGCCCCGGGGGGCGGCAGCAGCCAGTCCACGCCCTGCCCCCAGCAGAGCCAGGGGAAGGCCGAGCCGAGGGTCGGAGGCGCGGCCGAGGGCAGCACCACGCCGAAGCTGGAGGCGCGGCGTCTCTTCCCGTCGCACAGGATGATCGAGTGCGACACCCTCTCGAGAAGGTGGTCGCTAAGGCAGAAAACAGACAGTGAATCGTCAGTGGAGGGCGTCGCTGGGAGCGGGGAGCGCGGCGAGGGCAGGGCGGAGTCTTCCACTCGGCTGTCTCGAGTCCTGGAGGTGATGAAGAAAGGCCGGTCGACGAGCAGCCTCAGCTCATCTTCCCGCAGCGAGTCGGAGCGGCCCGAGCCGGCCTGGCACCTGAAGATCACAGAGCGGCTCAAGTTCAGGCTGCGAACATCTGCCGACGACATGTTCACCCACAAGAGCCGGACTCCCGACGCCCgcgggaagaagaagaacatccGCCGCAGGCACACCATGGGCGGCCAGAGAGACTTTGCGGAGTTGGCGGTCATCAACGACTGGAGGGAGCAGGGCGGGGTGGACCAGACGGCCGAACTATCAGCCCTAGACCGCCTCAAACCGCGATGCTCCTCTCAGGACTTCTCCATCCGGGACTGGATCGCCAGAGAGCGGTGCAAAGGCTCCGAGTCCAGCGGTGAGGTTGCACCCAAAGCCGTCCCAGAGGACGACCACCCGGAGGCCCAGGAGGTCGTCGCCCCTGATAGACCTCCGCCCTCGGCGTCTCCGGCGGCCCAGCCGCTAGCGGGAGTGAACGGCGGCGGGCTTCAAAGCAAAAACAAGGCCTCCCTCGGGGCAGACGCTCACCCACACAAACTCTCTGGAACACAAGTCGTCCGCTCACGCTTCTACCAGTATCTGTGAAACGACCGGAGCGGTTTtgtctagtgtgtgtgtgcgtgtgcgcatgtgtgtgttagagagagagagagagagagagagaggaaaagccagaatgaatgtgtgtattttagcTACCGCACAATATTTTTTCTACAAAGTATACTTTATGTATCTACTGTACATACTGTGTATAAGCTTTCATGATTGTTACTGGAATAATGCTGAAgagatgtttaatgtgtgtaatTCCGCTGCCATACtggaacacaaaaacacagactgtcTCCTGCAGCCCTACTCATGCAAGAATGTGACTTTACTGTCAGTAGGACACGAAACGGTCAACTTGAGTATTACTGAAGAATGCGAGAGGAAGCTCTTCTCTAAGTTCTGTTCTTCCTCTTAGAAGCAGTATGAAGAATGTATTACTCTTTTTGGACTAACACTAGTTGCTTGTGACAATATTGTCTTTTTCAAAACAATATGTatgtaattgttttttctttttttcttttttttttttgcacgtacTTGAAGTACGCGGAGTAAACTGAGGGCTGCTTTCTGGGCTGGGTGCTGTgggaagtttctttttttcacagcaCACTCACAACAGCCAGATATTAGCTTGAAGGACTGACTGAGGATTATTAGAGTTTTATcaaataaagactgaaaacGTAATGAAATGCTGATACTATAGTATGTAATGCTTGGTacagtagtttttatttccaaattgTTTTGTCAAGTTATAGTCCAAAAAGTACGTTTTTACATATGTGTGAAGAAAAAAgtgcctcttttctttttctttcttttttttttttttttaagaaaacagtttttataGACAGCTGTGAATTTGAAAACAACCTCACAGGCATTCCagatattttcctgtttttagttAAACTCATTCAGATGTATGtcagtgtttatgtttcagttttttcccccctcttctgtgtttttaaagtgcagtaaaaaacaaaacaaaacaaaaaaaaaaacaaacgcatGGGCGCTTAAAAAGTGGGAGAAAAATTTACGACAGATTCATCTTTGAAAATTGCATGAGACAACGTTTGCTGAAGAGTCAACATCTTGCCTGTCTACTACAAGACATGGGTGCAACACCTCCCCCCTCAACaaacactggaaataaataatcttTATTAGATTCTCGTGTCTGTTTGGTCTCTGTGTTTGGGAACATCTGGGAAGAATAATGCACTATAATCAAAACCATTTATTATAAGATCTTTCCATTTTTGCTTATaaggcctcttttttttatctgcatcactttgaaatattagaaatatgttttaaattaagttaaattagGAAAACTAATTATTGAAACCTTTAGATACGAGTATTACAGgaacttcaaataaaaatgtatttattttttgagattttaatttcttctttattttacattttacaggtcaataaaataaaatgacagcaaCAAGTAATTGCAGATTATTTCGCAGTGTCTACTAAAACAAGATTATTTGACtagttttattgtatttcatcAAGACAATAAAAATTTGCACACGTTCTCTGACccattttatttgctttggcGCCACCCCGTGGTGTATTGACAGGTTGCACAGTGGTGGGCCGCAAAGGCAAATTATGTGATGAGAATAACAAACAAATTTACTTTTTTGTAAGTTCGGAAGTTGCTACAAACACATACTTTTGTCATGTAAACGCACGTTATTCACAAAAGAGGGGAAAGTGTTGGACCTTACAACGAACCATTCAGAACTTGCTTGAAAATAATCcgatttttaagattttaatggTATAAAAATAATTCACCGACAGTTGTACTCAAAAATGATTGTTCGCATAGATAAACTGGCAACAGTTAATTCGGCGTATATTTTGTACGTAGCTTTCCAACATATACATAGATTTAGGCTGAAAAACACGAAGTTCACGTTACATCTCACATTGCGACCCGCTGTAACCATGGCAACCCGATTGCAACCGAACACTACCAAACTTTATAGCCACAGTTGtcattatttctcttttgtgaaTTATATACATGTTggctgttttaaatttaaaaataataataacaatgattaaataaacttaaaataaaataaattgaattacACTCTATAATGATGAATGCACTGAAACAACTGAGAGCAGTGTGAACATAGGGGGGACTGagtgaataaaaacaatgacTGTCTGCATTTTCACTACGCGAGAATTTGCGCATGATGACAATTAGCTAACGAGCTGCCTCGTGCCGTCCGAATGACGTAACTTGAACGCgagccagtgtttgtgtggaaaGCTTGAAACGCCCAGTTCGTACGAGCCTCGGACCTGCAAGGACACCTCCACACTGCTCAGGTAAGAAGGATTTAATTATGGGAATTAAAGTGCACTTTGAACGATTATAATTAATTCATGTAATATAAGCGTGTTTTATTTCCTAGAAGTAGACCagcattgtttttcctttttcgttTAATCATCTATTGTTTTAAGTGTGATGGGTATGAATATTTactcattttactttatttcacagaCCTTTCTCCAACATTTGGCCCCAAATCCATTtagaaattattaaatataacatttatgTTATTGTTACAC
It contains:
- the LOC125024392 gene encoding rho GTPase-activating protein 21-like isoform X4, giving the protein MMAARWSDSPQDNEELKHRGVTSQTPSSCEAKQKDGRDQSEATASPGAEEEPFSWPGPKTLHLRRTSQGFGFTLRHFIVYPPESAVHNSLKDEDNGSRGRQRNRLEPMDTIFVKQVKEGGPAHGAGLCTGDRIVKVNGESIIGKTYSQVIALIQNSDASLELCVMPKDEDILQLFSRDITALAYSQDAYLKGNEAYSGNAQNIPEPPPICYPRIEVKAAGMAQSSDPASVGETTRGAAQGPGRRGGPAEKSYRVEIPVPPSPPPQQTSKSQTVVCVCSENARTVAMPPDLVDRGSRVARAGPSHRTEENRYGPSADSGSARPRPLIPSVPGGAQLQYPSSRPTETPVYSPSSTSRPTVYPDTLTPVRAPLTTASPDTFSTAVSPSANHYSPSPTAPSTSPHQNIDWRNYTTYKDYIDAKRLHTYGCRTIQERLDSLRAAANSSSAYTQQRTPPSSCTSQRAGLGSQVKRRSASTDRGVDAGSQSAAATAPLRSASQERLESGLERTIPTRNWPRSVSQDALPFSTQTGAPKPRARSCDYLVQRPPESGGAVSGDKAGLEDRVLLCQGEEARASRQGAGLRALPHQNRSLTGPEEEEGRGSLLSNSPLAAPVFTKGTTDSALSSRTDFLTRPSRLPVKNAMSDPSPALSPTKTADPLKDQRANIGNHMGYPSLPHLQIRARADSLKMESRSEAGLAARSSSCSGPSSKLPIQRQQAVASSSGSPATNGGVAQKPKVKETSSSTGALVRTNGGVAEGVEGPDATVVVLRRDKNSHSHVRPPSYVLAVNDNQRGVTHKSPPLVKAGSADGAMCWMSNESCREMHLRRLGDTRQKSGSSNLDDSLDSIPFIDEPSSPSTDQDSTLIPASAVISGTPVITTIPPSPTSPSPLLRRQLSHDQDSLRLTIIESDSGTKTERSKSYDEGLDNYREESKGRTLIPGLKSLRKAADRSSEDSGSRRDSSSDIFCDASKEGLLHFKQLHADKGKRGGGMRPWKQMYAVLRGHYLCLYKDKKEGQAHANCQAVDEPVPISIKACLIDISYSDTKRKNVLRLTTSDCEYLFQAEDREDMLAWIRVIQENSNLDEENAAFTSHDLISRKIKEYNTLMSPTGSKTEPSPRPSRQSLSIRQTLLGGKGETKATSPHSPKPEQEKKSMHKDDTSPPKDKGTWRKGIPGLMRKPFEKKPSPGVTFGVRLDDCPPAQTNKFVPLIVEVCCKLVEERGLEYTGIYRVPGNNAAISNMQEELNNKGMNDIDIQDDKWRDLNVISSLLKSFFRKLPEPLFTNDRYADFIEANRIEDPVERLKVIKRMLHELPDHHYETLKFLSAHLKTVAENSEKNKMEPRNLAIVFGPTLVRTTEDNMTHMVTHMPDQYKIVETLIQNYDWFFTEEGNEDPVTVSQEESAVESQPVPNIDHLLTNIGRTGTSQGEVSDSPTSDSAKSKGSWGSGKDQCSRELLVSSIFAAASRKRKKSKEKPQPSSSDDDLDSVFLKKEVPGQKANHHHSLQTETPSQTSPNAKPNAKQQARAEERKENGRTVELNPKPKREHRNSFFLKEKTPPRHPSPSPSPSPNVSSSPNIFQTAPQGKSSLSDPPSQLDENTSDLGTMSSGASVPRSRPKKWTAGADLPACVGLGVGAGAGAGASAGAEVSSITSDYSTTSSITFLTGAESSALSPELQGGEEADDERSELISEGRPMETDSESDFPVFAPGGGSSQSTPCPQQSQGKAEPRVGGAAEGSTTPKLEARRLFPSHRMIECDTLSRRWSLRQKTDSESSVEGVAGSGERGEGRAESSTRLSRVLEVMKKGRSTSSLSSSSRSESERPEPAWHLKITERLKFRLRTSADDMFTHKSRTPDARGKKKNIRRRHTMGGQRDFAELAVINDWREQGGVDQTAELSALDRLKPRCSSQDFSIRDWIARERCKGSESSGEVAPKAVPEDDHPEAQEVVAPDRPPPSASPAAQPLAGVNGGGLQSKNKASLGADAHPHKLSGTQVVRSRFYQYL